In Agrobacterium sp. RAC06, a single window of DNA contains:
- a CDS encoding GNAT family N-acetyltransferase translates to MLIVETERLILRNWQDEDRNLFYEINRDEKVMEFFPLRRSHAECDILFDRNRDMISETGLGFYALTDRVTNEAMGFCGLSPVDLPGILPEGAIEIGWRLATRFWGRGYVTEAASRLIEYARADLRLPDVHAFAVDRNHRSIAVMQRIGMQRLIGQDFDHPKVPETHPHLKRHVLFRTQFESIEIRTR, encoded by the coding sequence ATGCTGATCGTCGAGACGGAGAGGCTGATCCTGCGCAACTGGCAGGACGAGGATCGCAACCTGTTCTACGAGATCAACCGCGACGAAAAAGTCATGGAGTTCTTCCCGCTCCGCCGCAGCCATGCCGAATGCGACATCCTGTTCGACCGGAACCGGGACATGATCAGCGAAACGGGTCTTGGCTTCTACGCGCTGACCGATCGTGTAACCAACGAAGCGATGGGCTTCTGCGGCCTCTCACCCGTGGACCTTCCCGGCATCCTGCCCGAGGGAGCAATCGAGATCGGCTGGCGGCTGGCCACCCGCTTCTGGGGTCGAGGCTACGTTACCGAAGCGGCATCTCGCCTGATTGAATACGCGCGCGCCGACCTCCGCTTGCCCGACGTCCATGCCTTTGCCGTGGACCGCAATCACCGCTCGATCGCTGTCATGCAAAGGATCGGCATGCAGCGTCTGATTGGCCAGGATTTCGATCATCCCAAGGTCCCCGAAACACATCCGCACCTGAAGCGGCATGTATTGTTCAGAACACAGTTCGAATCCATCGAGATCCGAACAAGGTGA
- the serB gene encoding phosphoserine phosphatase SerB — protein MALVATLVANPSNPVLSRALAEKATEAVASSRLYWLADGIACDIPLPDGTDPIEAERALRQALEGQPVDVAVQDADTRRKSFLIADMDSTMIGQECIDELAAEVGLKDKVSQITARAMNGEIAFEPALRERVALLKGLPISVVGEVIEKRITLTPGGKELIATMKAKGGYTALVSGGFTVFTGPIATMLGFDENRANILIEQDGVLTGEVAEPILGKQAKVDSLLDIAGRLGISPNETIAVGDGANDLGMLGIAGSGVALHAKPAVAAEAKIRIDHGDLTALLYLQGYRKSDFVTE, from the coding sequence ATGGCCTTGGTTGCCACGCTTGTCGCCAATCCGTCAAACCCTGTTCTGAGCCGGGCCCTCGCCGAGAAGGCCACCGAGGCCGTCGCGTCCTCGCGCCTCTACTGGCTGGCCGACGGGATCGCCTGCGACATACCCCTTCCCGATGGCACTGATCCGATCGAGGCCGAACGCGCCCTGCGGCAGGCGCTGGAGGGTCAGCCCGTCGATGTCGCGGTCCAGGATGCCGATACCCGCCGCAAGTCCTTCCTGATCGCCGACATGGATTCGACGATGATCGGCCAGGAATGCATCGACGAACTGGCAGCCGAGGTCGGCCTAAAGGACAAGGTCTCCCAGATCACGGCCCGCGCCATGAACGGCGAGATCGCTTTCGAACCGGCCCTGCGCGAACGTGTGGCGCTGTTGAAGGGCTTGCCGATCTCGGTCGTCGGCGAGGTCATTGAAAAGCGCATTACGCTGACGCCGGGCGGCAAGGAACTGATTGCGACGATGAAGGCGAAAGGCGGCTACACCGCACTCGTCTCCGGTGGCTTCACCGTCTTTACCGGACCGATCGCCACCATGCTCGGTTTCGATGAGAACCGCGCCAACATCTTGATCGAGCAGGACGGCGTCCTGACCGGCGAGGTTGCCGAACCGATCCTCGGCAAGCAGGCCAAGGTGGATTCCCTGCTCGACATCGCAGGCCGCCTCGGCATCAGCCCGAACGAGACAATTGCCGTCGGAGACGGCGCCAACGATCTGGGCATGCTCGGCATCGCCGGCTCCGGCGTCGCTTTGCATGCCAAGCCGGCCGTAGCCGCCGAGGCGAAGATCCGCATCGACCACGGCGATCTCACCGCGCTTCTCTATCTGCAGGGCTACCGCAAGTCGGACTTCGTGACCGAATAA